Genomic segment of Engystomops pustulosus chromosome 8, aEngPut4.maternal, whole genome shotgun sequence:
AAACATCAAAGAAACAGGACATAAGTTGCCACCATCATTTTTATTAAGCAAATACAAAATATAGTTTTACCGCTGATTCTAAATCACCACCGtctggagcctcctgatatatccaggCCGCCATCTGTATGAGAATTTTAGAATTGCGCTAAGACCACCGTCCATTCATGCTTGAAGGGCTTAGTGAGTGCCCCTCCACACCCTCTTGGTCTAAAGGAGAAAATAATCAGCACGGTTTGAAGTTTGTGAGGCATTGCTATTTATACGCCTGAAAACTGGCATATAATCCCTGATAAATGTCACCAAAAGTGTATGTTCATAAGCAATATTCTGCTCAGTTTAGCATTATATACAGAAACAAGGAATGGAATCTACAGACAAAAGTGCTATAGGCAGATTTGTTCCTCTAATGTGTTTTAGAGCCTCAACATTTTTTAGTTTATAAATACTGACTGATCAAAATGCTGAGCAGAATTCTGTAGTGTGAATGAGGCATCTCACACAACTGTTTGACCTACTATAATGACCAGCACCATAATAGCATATTGCAGAATCAGCTAGGCTAgaacacagaggggggggggggggggggagagggaacttactaattctggcgcaagcacgactgtcggcattggagatcagtctccggaaagcacagcccaatAGGGCAGATGTATTATTGTCTCTGCACCTCAAAATGCCGGGAGCTTTCTTTTTTGGgagcgcagaattgttgcggatcattgaCAACTGACACCCTGCTGTAACACCCTctcatcacgggtgttaaccccttacatgccgttgTCAAGCATGTAGCACAAAACAATAATTGCTGCAGTGGAAGGGaccatgtctggtggcatcatgctaTCTCCCAGAGAGCTCTGATTGACCGATCTGTGCACCCACTGTTGAAAAAGGGTTACcacttgtatgtggataacttttatccaAGCCTTCCACTATTCCAATCCTTCAGTTCCAGAGGTTCTGTAGAGTGCGGCACTTAACACAAAAGCCAGAGAGGCTTCCCTGAATCCCTCGTTAGGGAGCCACTAAGGGTAATCAGAACATGGTGTTGGTCAAGTATAAAgacaaaagggatgtccttgttctgaccacaattcatggTGACTCCAACACCCTCACCCTGTACAAAGTACCACCACCGCTTCCCCCAAGCCAGGCggcatcctggcttacaataaatacatgggtgggtttGATCTGTCAGATGAGGTGCTGAAGCCGTACAGCGCCCTAATGAAAATGAAGATATGCTACAAAAGCGCTTGCTGTTTACCTTgtgcagatgatgctgtacaactcttacatgCTGTTAAAAATGTGCAGGTCAGGCCGTATAATGTACCATTTTTAAGAGGTGGGGATTAGGGAAAtaatatttggacaagaaggacagggccccagtacctctggattagatgttccCTGTGCTTTGCCAGAGCAACATTTCCCCGGTGAATTCCTTAAGTCTGATTCTTAcgaaaggaaaaagaaaagagtCTATTGTAAAAGAGGGGTTAggaaggacactatatactactacaagaCCCTCgagaactccagagtgacaaaattttAGTTAGTTCCCTGCTATATTCCACCACTTCATACGCATCACATTCACAATTTAcgtccaacctttgttgtgaatGCATTTTAGTAAAGGGAATTATTGTaactgctccctataccccttaaTTATTTCCCtgagggatgtagtttgcaaactagggtcacttgttggtttaaattttttttaggttttctattttgcATCCAAGTCTTTGGATTTGTTAGCACATCCTTTGTAATTCTCCAAGTTCTGCCTGGAATATACTTGGTGCTTTATTATTCTGTAGCCGTGTTGTATTTTCTGGCTAGCATTTAGGATTACATGTTGGGTTTTCTCATgtcaggaaacatggcttcctaatcagagagctgacatttcacagtggcacaaactgggcatcaCATAACGGGAACCAATCTTGTGTATttgcagaaataattgcaatatcCATCTTGGGCATCCATTGAATATCTTATTTGGAAACCACATACATGTATgtccaaaatgctcatttcaccaggtgtattacactacaccgcatattacaccttgctaaattctccaaggaatgtgcgttcaaaaattagggtaacTTTTAGGGTTCTTccctgttttataccactagggctctccaaatgcatcctgacacatgtggggggttactacattttttatcccttgtgtctatgaaaaagtaaagaatgtttcctttttggggcctaattgaataaAACAACTTTACAGACTGATACACATATTATATACCTtgttaaattctccaaggggtgtactttcctaaatgttgtcacttgttggggttcttctCAGTTTTgcaccactagggctctccaaatgcatgtaaaggatttctgtcaaatttggcttctaaaaggtatttcccttctgagccctactgtgtacccatacaacattttatatgcacatgtggggcaattcttcACTCGAGAGAAATAGTATTATGCATGTttggggggttgtttcatcttttatccctcgTGGCTTACAACAtttaggggtaaaagtgacttttttgtgaaatatttttccatttttgggGAAAAATTAAATCGAACACCTTTATGGGCagatatacatattacaccttgctaaattctccaagggctgtactttccaaaatggtgtcacttgttggggtctTCCTCTATTTTGTACCaccagggctctccaaatgcattttATTTGCACATGTAGGTCAATTTTACGCTCGGGGGATTGTTATATCTTTTATTGCTTgtggcttaaggggttaaaggagcaaTATATCGTCTGTACACAAAGGTGCACATGCAGGGGGGGCGGTTGAGGATAAGGGACCTGGGCAAGTCCCCTGATTGCCGGCCCCTTACGCCGGCCCTGGTAGTATCCCAGGAGAGCATGCAGCCGTGAGGCATGGCACCCAGCACCCAGAGCGGGCTCTGTCTTTTTCCTGTGCATGGTATGGTAAAGTGGCACAGGTTTGTGAGCAAGGTACAATAGCCAGATGCCATTGGCGTCTATGGGaatgtatgtatggccgcaatatacatccccacaacggCAGTGTGACAGGGGACTAGGAAAACCCTTTTACAATCTATCATGCAGCATAAATGTGAACACTTATTTGTTATGATATAATGATACCAAATCATAAATCATTGCTTATCAATTGAAGTGTCCTATGTTGTTAACCTTTTTTAAaactttcaaatatttttttttacagttgttgGACCACATCCAATTGCATCGCCAAATGTTGCAGTTACTGGGACACAGCCTGCAGGTAAATTGAGATAACTGAACACTGAGAATAGGTGAGCGGGGTTGAATTATTGCCACTGAAGATTTGCCTACCAAAAATGAATAGATTTTCCAGTAGAAAATTCTGTGGCAAAATCTTCCATGTGAACTAGCCCTTACAAAGGCATGGGTGAAATACATCTCTAATGACCATTTTGTTGCTTTTATTCTTTAAGATTTGCCCATGTAGGAATATGAGGGTATGTTCATGATAtaggatattggaacctgtctttaagtaaaaattaccttcccaatgacaggttccctttaatccaatcagaaaacatggcacacacgTTCTATattcttatttctctttttttatttttcaacaaataTTTCACATGATAAAGCCTTCACCTCAAAGCAACAAATCAGTGAGGATTTTTTTACAAGAATCAGATCAAAATTACGACGtttcaggggctgtatatagtgattgctggggagctgtatataatgattgctggggggctgtatatagcgattaatgggggctgcatacagtgattgcttgaggaactgtatgtagtgattactgggggagctgtatatagtgattggtgggggagttatatatagtggtttctggggcagctgtatatagttattgctggggggagctgtatatagtgattgctgggggagctgtatatagtgattactgggggctgtatacagtgattgctgggggggctatatatagtaattgctgggggagctgtatatcgtggttgctggggggctgtatatagtgattactgggggctgtatacagtgattgcaggggaactgtatttagttattgctgggagctgtatatagtggttgctgggtgcgctgtatatagtggttgctgggaactgtatatattgatgtctgggggctgtatatagtgaatactgggtgctCTATGTAGTGATagttgtatatagtaattgctgtggAGCAGAATATAGCAATTGCTGTTCCATGCAAATCTGGGTgattacaattttattatttttcctagGACTGAATATAGTaaatatagggggactgtatattgttattatagggtggctgtatacagttattatagggggactgtatacagttattatgggGCTTTATACTgttattacatgggactgtatgtcatTATTATAGtgtgttgtatatagttattataggggggctgtatacagttatagggggactgtatgtcaTTATTATAGTGGGttgtatatagatatagggggctgtatatagttattataggaggactgtatattgttattatagggagactgtatatagttatagggaagctgtgtatagttatagggggctgtatgtagttattatagggaggctatatatagttattataggggagctGTCTATAGTCATtttaggggtactgtatatagttatatggggactgtatatagttattatagggaggctgtttataaaaaaaatccaaaacaacaGAAGAATCAGGAAAGGAGAGAGAAGGGAGATGAAGGTATCAAACCTATATACCAAGTAAGTCCAAATCCATGTGGTACGTAATATAGTGTGTGGGTCAGACCGGTATGGTAAGTGACACACCAAAGAAAGGCTTCCCATGAGCATgcacaaaaacaaaaggtacccctttaaggagggacagggaaaagggggaggggggggaggaagcactatgaaagaccaaatGGAGTCTAAATGATTGtaataaaaaatactttattaatgactacATAAGACATAATAATAAAATCAGGATGAAcatcctcagacaatgctgagggggaatgacagtgcaaggcggcgacaacaaatgagaaagtcgtcacccagggcagacataggaggaattacGCATGGACAAAGCATGTACATGTGATGGGTAAGGACAGATGGTACATATCATGAAGGCGACAGGTGTAAGGTAGCACACAGTTGCTtacatgcataaacataggtaatgcGCACAAACAGGTAGAGGTAATGccttaccaatgaacaaaaggTGAGATGAAGTGggcctccactgtccgggatggcgaTATCCCCGACACGCGTTTCGGCTCGTAACAGAGCCTCACTCCCAGATGAAGGCTCTGTTACGagccgaaacacgtgtcggggataTCGCCATCCGGACAGTGGAGGCCCACTTCATCTCAccttttgttcattggtaaggCATTACCTCTACCTGTTTGTGTgcattacctatgtttatgcatgtaagcaactgtgtgccactttacacctgttgccttcatgatatgtaccatctgtccttacctatcacatgtgcatgctttgtccatgcgtaattcctcctatgtctgcccggggtgacgactttctcatttgttgtcgccgccttgcactgtcattccccctcagcatGGTCTGAGGATGTTCATCCTGATTTTATTATTATGTCTTATGTAGTCatcaataaagtattttttattaCAATCATTTAGACTCCatttggtctttcatagtgcttcctttcccccctttttccctgtccctccttaaaggggtaccttttgtttttggaggctgtatatagttataataggggatgtatatagttattataggggactgtgtatagttatagaGAGgccgtatatagttattatagggggatgtataaagttattatagggggctgtatgtagttaatgctgtgggactgtatataggtaatgttggggggctgtatatagttattgctagggggctttatatagtgattgctgggggctttatatagtgattgctgggggctttatatagtgattgctgggggctttatttagtgattgctggggggctgtatatagtgattactgggggttgtatacagtgattgctgggagagctgtatatagtgattgctgggggagctgtatatagtgattactgggggctgtatatagtaattgttggggagctgtatatagtaattgctgggagagctgtatatagtaattgctgggagagctgtatatagtggttgctggggagatgtatatagtggttgcttggaactgtatgtagtgatgtctgggggctgtatttagtgaatactgggtgctgtatatagtaattaccggggaggctgtaaatagttatttcTGGGGAACAGTATATAGcgattcaatgggggcccccatcatattttgcacccagggaccaccaccaaccttaatctggccctggtttTCCCTACTAACCTAAGGGTTCAACCTGCGAGGATTCTTATAATCTTTCCCCATCCGAGTTGTCTGTGGCATCTGTGGGTTGTCCATATGAGCTTCTGATGTCTCATTCCAAGGCTCACATCTTTGCTTGGTGGCTGCACAGCTCCCCATGTCGCCTGGACTATAGGAGAACGGCCAGAACGGCCAGCAGGTAGAGGTGTTTCACAAGCAATGCCAGGGTCACAGCTCGGTCCCAAGGTGAGAGGAGTTTCCTGATGTCCATGGATCTGTGAGAGCCTACAGTCCTCGCAGTCCGGGTTGTCCCGCTAGCACGATTTCCTCGTGCAGAGTGTAcactaataagcaaaaaaaaaaactaactttttttaatcttactaattggctgcaatcaaatgaaaagtgaaaattttaaagcGGTCTgcatactttccgtacccactgtataaatcgataacttttttatcttttcTCTCACAGTGTTAGTGGCTCCTACAACAGTGATTGTGGGAACAACATACGCTGACACTCCAGTATCATGCACATGTCCAGTTTGTCAGCAACGCATTGTGACACGTATACAACATAGCAATGGGCTCCTTGTCTGGGCTATCTTTGGAGTTCTACTTCTTTTTGGGTAAGCACTATCAGAAATTCTATAATTAATAATATAGCAAAGActgaatataataaataatatgaaGCAATGACTAAAGAAGGAATATAAAGCATTATATATGGCATTACTAAAACTGAACAAACTCATTCAGTTGCACCAAAGTTCTACTTCTTAATGGGTTGTTTTTTAGGCCTCCTGAGATTAACAGTTATCACATAGCACTAGATCCGTACCAGGACCTGACAGTTCCATATTAATGTATGTATGGTCTCATTGTGTTTTCTTCCATAGTTGCTGGTTAGGATGCTGCCTGATTCCCTTCTGTGTAGACGGCTGTAAGGATGTTGACCATTATTGCTCCAACTGCAATCATCACCTATCAAAATACAAAAGAATGTAAAATTTACATCAATAAAGTCATATTCGGTACATAAATGATCCCTTTGTATGAGATCCTGGTCTTGTGTAAACTGGTTTACTGATCATATGCCTTGTGgattatatattaaaggggtattccggaaatatgaacgtctgggaaaaaaacccataatgctataaataaatgaatataataaaactcaatgggggtcatttactaagggcccgattcgcggtttcccgacgtgttacccgaatatttccgattttcgccgatttcccccgaattgccccgggattttggcgcatcggtactggcatgcacgcgacggaaatcggggggcgtggccgagcgaaaacgcgacggattcggaaaaaccgccgcatttaaaaaaagaaatgtgtcgcttgggacgcgcttaccttcacttggtccggcccggagaactccagcgcgttcagatgcttttcagcgcagcagcgccacctggtggacggcggaggaactaccttgatgaatcccagccggacccggatccagcgcagagaacgcgccgctggatcgcgaacggaccgggtaagtaaatcttccccaatgtcattagtcacaaattgGAGCTAACGCTTTCtatagtaggtggagttatcactaagatagtcgtcccatgatcctttagttctcagtaactcctcctcctccctgcagtgctctgctcccagtgatgatataacagactttcttgcccCCActgaggggcccactgaggttttGTTGCCAAGggacccactaaaacctggagctggccctgtctgttaccatagtaatgatgtgtaactgccatcactgcacattgcctcacGGAGATGACGAAACCAACtactatttaaagggccagtagcattttaaccccttaccgacatgtgacgtagtactacgtcacatgtcgggtcccggtacatggagagggctcgcgggccgagccctctccatagccggtaagtctttgctgcatattgcagcaaaggcttaccggtaacacctgcaatcggtgccggcaccgatcgcgggtgttttaccgctgatcgccgccggcaaaggtgccggcggcatCAAAAAGACGCCGGcgcgcatgcgccgccatctttccgtggattgtcgctccccgtgacgtcatcggggatcggcgatccgtcaccatggtagcttcgggtctcacgaagacccgaagctacttcaggttaacccattcattaccatgtgctgtcagcacattgtaatgtatgagatgtaaaatccccatatactggcatactgtagtatggcagtatatgataggatcgtacagacaccctagggttaaagtaccctagggagtctgaaaaatagtaaaaataaaaatgaaaaaaaagttaaaataaaaaaattataataaaaaaacctaaaaattcaaatcacccccctttaggtattgccgcgtccgaaaatgccagatctatcaaaatatgataacggtttttcactgcgtttaaccccgtaacggaaaattgcgcccaaagttgaaaatggcacttttttgccatttaaaatttttttaaaaattctataaaaagtgatcaaaaggtcgtacagtcctaaaaatgataacattgtaaacgtaataaaaatccgcaaaaaactgcaccacccacagctctgtacaccaaagtatgaaaaagttattagccccagaagatggcaaaatccccccaaaaattttgtacaggaggttttaatttttttaaatgtatga
This window contains:
- the LOC140075182 gene encoding lipopolysaccharide-induced tumor necrosis factor-alpha factor homolog isoform X1, whose amino-acid sequence is MTDKVHPSVPQYSQQGPGEVNPQPYAPGGVYPADVGAAYPPPPPYAAPGAQPIGVAVAHSVPSQHVIGGPQLTVVGPHPIASPNVAVTGTQPAVLVAPTTVIVGTTYADTPVSCTCPVCQQRIVTRIQHSNGLLVWAIFGVLLLFGCWLGCCLIPFCVDGCKDVDHYCSNCNHHLSKYKRM